In the genome of Telluria mixta, the window CCACGGGCGGGGCGGACTGGGCGTGTGCGGTGCCGGCGGCGGCGAGCAGGAAGGAGGCGGCGTAGATACGGAAAGACATGGTGGACGGCTCTTGAGTGATACAAGTGCGCGATGGTAGCACCGGCTGTCGCACGTTGTCCGTATTGACACTATATTAAATAAATTAACCTTGCATTCACGTTATAATTCAAAGAACGGACGTGCCAAGCCGAGGCCACGCCGCATGGCATGACAACTCCGACACCACTCCTGCATGGATAAAGACGAAAACAGAGCGCAACCGGCTCCCGCCGACCATGCCGCGCCGCTGATCCGCCCCTGGTCGCGCCTGGGCCGGCAACTGGTGCCGCTGATCGGCGAAGGCGGTTTCGTCGCGTTGTTCACGCGCTCGGCCCGCCTGCTGTCGCCGCCGCGGGCGTGGCTCAGCATCGACGCCACGCGCCGCACGAGCACGTTGCTGCTGTCCGCCCTCGAGCACGACCTGGCGGCGGCGGACCCCGCAGAAGCGGCCGCGACACACGATGAATTGATGGGCGCGTTCGTGCGGCAGCTGGGGGCCCTCATCGGCCCCACGTTGACGGCACGGCTGCTGGCCGAAACCGGTGCGGACGGCACGCCGCAAAAGAATCAAGAGGAGCACGATAAATGAGCGGAAAAGTAACCCTGGAGAAATTGTGCACCGGTGTGCCAGGGCTTGATGTGCTTCTGGGCGGCGGCCTGACGGAGTTTTCGTTCACGCTGATCGCGGGCGCACCCGGCAGCGGCAAGACGACGCTCGCGCACCAGATCATGTTTTCGCTCGCGAACGAGCAGCGCCGCGCGCTGTTCTTTACCGTGCTCGGCGAACCGCCGCTGAAGATGCTGCGCTACCAGCAGCAGTTCACGTTCTTCGACATGGACAAGGTCGGCCCGGCGATCCGCTACGTCAACCTTGCCGACGACCTGCGCGCGGGCGATTTCAGCGGCGTGCTGGAGCGCATCATGCGCGAAGTGGAGGATTTCGGCCCCAGCCTCGTGTTCGTCGACTCGTTCCGCTCCGTCGTGCAGACGGCGCGCAGCGGCAACGAAGGCTTGTGGGACCTGCAGCACTTCATCCAGGAACTGGGCTCGCGCATGGCGACCTGGCAGGCGACCACGTTCCTCATCGGCGAATACACCCAGGCGGACGTCGAGGCCAACCCGATCATCACGGTGGCCGACGGCATGATCGCGCTGTCGCACAACCTGGACGAGGATTCGGTGGTGCGCAAGGTCCGCATCGTCAAGATGCGCGGCCAGGCCCACCTGGCCGGCGCGCACACGCTGCGCATCACGGACGACGGTATCCGGGTCTATCCGCGCGTGCTGACGCCCGTGCTGGATGCCTACGAAACCATCGCCGACGGTCCGCGCAAGATCGCAACCGGCGTGGCGGGCCTGGACGAGATGCTCCACGGCGGCCTGCCGCAGGGTCATACGATGCTCGTGTCCGGCCCCACGGGGATCGGCAAGACGATCCTCGGCACGCGCTTCCTGCAGGCCGGCGCGGCGCAGGGCGAGAAGGGCATCGCCGTGTTCTTCGAAAAACACACGTCGCGCCTGCACAACGCGGAACTCATCAGCATGGTGCAGTCCGGCCAGGTGACGGTGCTGCAATCGCTGTCGCTGTCGCTCACGGTCGAGGAATTGCTCGACCAGCTGACGGAGGCGATCGAGCGCACGGGTGCGACCCGGGTCGTGATCGATTCGTTGTCGGAGATCGGGCTGTATCTCGCACCGGAATTCCGCTACGACCTGCGCCTGTCCGTGTTCCGCACGCTGTCGCTGCTGGCGCGGCGCGGCGTCACCGCCGTCGTCACGGTGGGCTACGAGGAGAACCAGCCGAACTGGCGCTTCTCCATCGACAACCTGTGCTTCCTGGCCGACGCCGTGCTGTCGATGCGTTTCGCCGAAGTGGAAGGACACGTCTGCAAGTTCATGACCGTCATCAAGGTGCGGGGCACGAGCCACAGTAACGAGCTGCGCGAATACCGCATCACCGACGCGGGCATCGAGGTCTCGCCGCACGCGACGAACCTCGATGCCCTCATGACAGGCTTCCCCACGCGGCGCGAGCCGCACAAGTAAAGGACGACGATGGGAACGTACCGACAACAGCCGCCCGCCTCGGCGCAGCGTTCCCTCGATGATGTCGTGCGCGACGCCGGGTTCGACGATGCGCTGCTGCGCCGTGTCCATGCGCTCGAGGCCGAACTCGAGGCGGTGCACGCACTGGTCCGGCGCCAGGCCGAGGAGCGCGAGGTGCTCGAAGCCGACGTGGCGCGGCTGCGCGAAGCCAACGAGAACCTCATCCTCGCCACCTTCAACGCGGAGGATCAGCGCGAAGACGCGGAAGCCGCCAACCGCCGCCAGAACGAATTCCTCGCCATGCTCGCGCACGAGCTGCGCAATCCGCTGTCGCCGCTGGCGATGGCGGCGTCGCTGCTGGAGCGCGACGCCGGCGCCGCGCCGCAGCAGCTGCGGCTCGCGAGCGTCATCTCGCGCCAGGTCGACCACATGGCGCGCCTGCTAGACGACCTGCTCGACGCGGCCCGCATCAGCAGCGGCAAGATCACGCTCACCGTCGAATCGCTGGCCATGGCCGACGTGCTGCGCCACGCCGTCGAGACCGTGCAGCCGCGCATCGCGGAACGCGGCCAGGCGCTCGATGTCGAGCTGCCGGCGGGGGCGGTCGCGGTGGAGGGCGACAAGGTGCGTCTCGCGCAGGTGTTCACGAACCTGCTCGGCAATGCTTCCAAATACACGGGCGACGGCGGACGGCTCCGGCTTGCCGCGCAGGCCGGACCAAACGAGATCGTG includes:
- a CDS encoding ATPase domain-containing protein → MSGKVTLEKLCTGVPGLDVLLGGGLTEFSFTLIAGAPGSGKTTLAHQIMFSLANEQRRALFFTVLGEPPLKMLRYQQQFTFFDMDKVGPAIRYVNLADDLRAGDFSGVLERIMREVEDFGPSLVFVDSFRSVVQTARSGNEGLWDLQHFIQELGSRMATWQATTFLIGEYTQADVEANPIITVADGMIALSHNLDEDSVVRKVRIVKMRGQAHLAGAHTLRITDDGIRVYPRVLTPVLDAYETIADGPRKIATGVAGLDEMLHGGLPQGHTMLVSGPTGIGKTILGTRFLQAGAAQGEKGIAVFFEKHTSRLHNAELISMVQSGQVTVLQSLSLSLTVEELLDQLTEAIERTGATRVVIDSLSEIGLYLAPEFRYDLRLSVFRTLSLLARRGVTAVVTVGYEENQPNWRFSIDNLCFLADAVLSMRFAEVEGHVCKFMTVIKVRGTSHSNELREYRITDAGIEVSPHATNLDALMTGFPTRREPHK
- a CDS encoding hybrid sensor histidine kinase/response regulator — encoded protein: MGTYRQQPPASAQRSLDDVVRDAGFDDALLRRVHALEAELEAVHALVRRQAEEREVLEADVARLREANENLILATFNAEDQREDAEAANRRQNEFLAMLAHELRNPLSPLAMAASLLERDAGAAPQQLRLASVISRQVDHMARLLDDLLDAARISSGKITLTVESLAMADVLRHAVETVQPRIAERGQALDVELPAGAVAVEGDKVRLAQVFTNLLGNASKYTGDGGRLRLAAQAGPNEIVVTIADNGTGIAPEVLPYIFDLFTQGPRSLARSEGGLGVGLNVVRNLVGMHHGTVEAHSDGPGCGSRFTVRLPRAAGVPAAPVVPEPAQATPRRRILLVEDNEDASATLADILLTQGHEVVCEADGRAGLARALAEPWDVIVCDIGLPELDGLKLMQALRAQQEGARPYAIALTGYGQPDDEARGLAAGFDRYLVKPVGAAALLAVVADAPAPVSTFSA